A window of Candidatus Aminicenantes bacterium genomic DNA:
GGAACCAGAATCGCGATCAGGGCCAAACCGATGAGTTCCTTCTGGGCGGCGACCGTACAGATCCCTACCGCCTGCTTGTAGTCGGGCTTCACTCGTCCTTCGAGGAGGCCGGGAATCTTGAATTGCCGGCGCACCTCGACCACGATCAGGGAGGCGGCCCGGGTGACGGCATTGATGGTGATCGAGGAAAACAGCCAGGGAACGGCTCCGCCGATGAGCAAACCGATCAGCACCAGCGGTTCGGAAATGCGGATCCCGGTGTGCAGGAGCTGCCCGGCCGCGGCCACCCCCTCCTGCACCTGGACCTTGGTCACGTCGGTGATGAAGGAACCGAAGAGCGAGACCGAGGCGATCACCGCCGAACCGATGGCGACGCCCTTGGTGATGGCCTTGGTCGTGTTGCCCACGGCGTCGAGATCGTTCAACCGCACGCGCGCTTCGTCTTCAAGGCCGGCCATTTCGCCGATGCCGTTGGCGTTGTCCACGATAGGACCGAACGAGTCCATGGCCACGTTGTTGCCGGTCAGGGTCAGCATGCCGATGCCGGTCATGGCCACGCCGTACAGGACGAACGCCACCGGCTGGCCCCAGAAGATGAGCACGGAGGACAAAATGGTCAGGGCGATCACCAGCAGGCTCCAGACCGTCGATTCCATGCCCACCGACAGCCCCGATAGGATGACAGTGGCCGAGCCGGTACGCGAGGAACGGGCGATCTGTTTGACCGGCTTGTACTTGGTGTGGGTAAAGTACTTAGTCAGTTCGTCGATGACCACGGCCAACCCGATGCCGACGGCCACTGAAAGGAATGCCCGCCACTCGTGCATGTAAAACTTGGCCAGCAGGGCGAAAGCGGCCAGGCAAATGAAGGCCGAGCTGTAGAATCCGCGGTTGATCGATTTCATGGCTTCGCCCGCGGTTCCTTTCCTGCCGCGGACAAGATAAGTGCCGATAATCGATGAAAAAACGCCGATGCCGCGCACCAGCAGGGGGAAAATCAGCCATTTGACCTGGCCGGTGATGGAAACCAGGACCAGGCTCAGGATCAGGCCGGAGACGATGGTGACTTCGTAGCTCTCGAAGATGTCGGCGGCCATGCCGGCGCAATCGCCCACGTTGTCACCGACCAGGTCAGCCACGACGGCGGCATTGCGCGGATCGTCCTCGGGGATGCTGGCTTCGATCTTGCCCACCAGGTCGGCGCCCACATCGGCCGCTTTGGTATATATTCCCCCGCCGACACGCATGAAAAGGGCCAGCAGGGTGCCGCCGAAACCGAAGCCCAGCAGGGCGTCGGGAGCGGCTTTCTGGAAGATCAGGAAAATGACCGTCCCGCCCAGGAGGCCGAGGCCGTCGGTCAGGATGCCGGTGATCGTTCCGGCGCGGTAGGCGATGCGCATGGCTTTGTCATAACTCGTGCGCGATGCTTCGGCCACGCGCACGTTTGCCTGGACGGCCATGCGCATGCCGAATTGGCCGACCATCAGCGAGAAGAGTGCGCCCAGGATGAAGGCGAACGCGCGTCCGATGCCGACGATCAGCGTGACCTTGGCGGCGCCCATGCCCGGAAAGCGTTCCAGCGCTTCGCTTGAGGGGGCGATGATGGCCACGCTGAAAAAGAGAACCACGGTCAGCAGGAGGATGAGCGGCAGGATCGTCCGCAACTGGCGGCTAAGATAAGCGTTGGCGCCCTGGCGGATGGCCTCCCAGACCTCGATCATTTTCTCGGTGCCGCGGGGTTCGCGCATGATGCTGCGCCGTAAAAAAAAGGCATAAGCCAAGCCAAGGAGGGCGATAGCCAGTACGCTCCACAAGGCGGCGCCTTCAAAAAGGGTGGTCCGGATCATGGGGTTCCCCTATATATATTTTTAATCATTATGCTGATCCCAGGAACGGGGAATGATCTCGGGAAAAGGCCAGACGGAAACGCCGTTGCGGTCACTGACGAAGAGCCCGCCCTGCATCCCGCCGCGATAGCCGACCCAGGCATGAAAGGGGACATCGTTGAAACATTCGCCCATGGCGATGACCTTGGTTTTTTTGCTGGGCTTGACGGCCAGTTCCTCGCGGGCGTCGTCAAAACGGCTGGCCGCGGCGATGTCTGGCTGATCGTCACCCAGCTCGGTGAACATAACCTGACGGAAGATCTTCCCGGGCCGGTGGGTGGCATACCAGGCGTATTCGATGGGCGTCAGGTTGGTCATGACCAGGAGTTGGACAGGCATCAGCACCATCAGCAGCCGCGGAAAACGGTCTGAGACATCGGTCCGGCCGATGATGGCCGCGATCTCTTCGGGGGTCAATTTCTCGTGGCAGTCATGATTGGCAAATTGCACGAGCAGCCTTGGCGGAGCCATGGGGAGCAGGTAGCCGCCGGTTTTGGCCAAGAGGATCTGCCGGTAAGCCTTCATCGGGATGACATTGAAGCCATCGTTGGAGAGGGCCGTTTTGGTGCGCTTGCCCGAACGGACTTCGGCCAGGGCAGCCACCGTGTCTCCATGGGTGTCGCGCCATCCCCCTTCCTCGCTGAAGCTGAAGGCGGGGCGGTCGGCCTCTAGGGCGAGATCGATCATGACGGTCTTGCCGCGGAAGAATTTGCTGGAGCCGGGGCTGCGGTGTTTGGCGTACTGTTCAAGTCCCAAGCTCGTGGCCACGACAATTCCATGAGGAATGGTCAGAACCAGGTTCAATTCGCCCATTTTTTCACTCCTCCGGGTGCCGATCTTTGACATGCGGCGCCTCAACCGAAACGTCCGCCGCGGAGTTTCCCGTCCCCGCGAGCCTGATAATATGACGGTTCCCCCAAACTTGTCAAGAACCAGCACCGATCATCCATCTATCCTGATGGATCTGATCGGTCTGTCCCGTATGAATTCGCATTGACAAAATTGACCCCAGAAAATATAATGGCTTTGTGGATGAAGCCGCTTTGAAAATCCTGAAATACGGCGAAGACATGCTCAAGGTGAAGGCCCGGGCCGTCACCACCATCGATCAACGCATCGCCGACCTGGCCAAGGCCATGGTGCAGACCATGCACCAGGCCCCAGGCATCGGCTTGGCCGCCCCGCAGGTCGGGGAATCGCTGCGCCTGATCACCGTCGACACCTCGGTCGGGGAAATTCCCGAAGAATTGCTGGTGCTCGTCAACCCGGAGATCACCGCCAGCGAGGGTTTTGAAATCTGCGAGGAGGGCTGCCTTTCGGTTCCCGGCTATTCCCTGACGGTCAAGCGCAGCGCCAAGGTCTTTTTCCGGGCCACGCTCCTGGACGGCCGGGAATTGCGCCTGGAGCTCGAGGGT
This region includes:
- a CDS encoding sodium-translocating pyrophosphatase, with translation MIRTTLFEGAALWSVLAIALLGLAYAFFLRRSIMREPRGTEKMIEVWEAIRQGANAYLSRQLRTILPLILLLTVVLFFSVAIIAPSSEALERFPGMGAAKVTLIVGIGRAFAFILGALFSLMVGQFGMRMAVQANVRVAEASRTSYDKAMRIAYRAGTITGILTDGLGLLGGTVIFLIFQKAAPDALLGFGFGGTLLALFMRVGGGIYTKAADVGADLVGKIEASIPEDDPRNAAVVADLVGDNVGDCAGMAADIFESYEVTIVSGLILSLVLVSITGQVKWLIFPLLVRGIGVFSSIIGTYLVRGRKGTAGEAMKSINRGFYSSAFICLAAFALLAKFYMHEWRAFLSVAVGIGLAVVIDELTKYFTHTKYKPVKQIARSSRTGSATVILSGLSVGMESTVWSLLVIALTILSSVLIFWGQPVAFVLYGVAMTGIGMLTLTGNNVAMDSFGPIVDNANGIGEMAGLEDEARVRLNDLDAVGNTTKAITKGVAIGSAVIASVSLFGSFITDVTKVQVQEGVAAAGQLLHTGIRISEPLVLIGLLIGGAVPWLFSSITINAVTRAASLIVVEVRRQFKIPGLLEGRVKPDYKQAVGICTVAAQKELIGLALIAILVPLMVGLILRVEALGGFLAGVILSGQLLAVFMSNSGGAWDNAKKLIEEGNYGGRGSAQHKAAIVGDTVGDPLKDTAGPALNPMIKVINLVAVISAPLIIKFRSLTPGPIAFLVVAFIAVALAVWFSKRTRPPRRAPAGSSLDQV
- the def gene encoding peptide deformylase; amino-acid sequence: MDEAALKILKYGEDMLKVKARAVTTIDQRIADLAKAMVQTMHQAPGIGLAAPQVGESLRLITVDTSVGEIPEELLVLVNPEITASEGFEICEEGCLSVPGYSLTVKRSAKVFFRATLLDGRELRLELEGLKARVLQHEIDHLDGILIVDRISSLKRTLIRKEISQKRKSGQW